Below is a genomic region from Medicago truncatula cultivar Jemalong A17 chromosome 3, MtrunA17r5.0-ANR, whole genome shotgun sequence.
TTCTTTGAAGATGATGATACCATATGCCTCCAAAGATAACGTCCACTAGCCATATCCACAAAAGTCCAAAACCCAGATTCTATCACAGCACGAAcctaaaaatcaacaaatcacaaatttagggtaaattaaaaaaaaaaacacatttttattaaaattgaagcaAAAGGGTCAGATGGGTCAACCTTAGAATTTTCATTTGATGAAGCATTTGAAGAATCTGAAATTTTAGGGTTTGTAGGAGcaagatcttcatcttcatcatcgatCTTAGGTTGATTTCTGAAATTTCGGAGAACGAAGATTCCGGCGAGTGTTGCGG
It encodes:
- the LOC25491034 gene encoding uncharacterized protein codes for the protein MCPLRLILIFLSATLAGIFVLRNFRNQPKIDDEDEDLAPTNPKISDSSNASSNENSKVRAVIESGFWTFVDMASGRYLWRHMVSSSSKKSS